The genomic window CCAGATACCGCTCCAGCGATCCGGAGTCCGCGGCGTCCCGGAACCAGACGGCGAGCGCGTCGGGCTCCTCGGTGGGCAGAACGCCGTAGCCGCACTCCCGGGCGAGCTCGATGATCGTGGCGGGCCGCAGACCGCCGTCCAGATGGTCGTGGAGCACGGCCTTGGGGGCGCGGCGGATCCAGTCGGCGAGGTTGTCAGACAAGTGCATGCAGCGGGAGTGTACGGCACCGGGGCGACAGGTGCGGCTGCGGCTTCCGGGGCACTGGCCCCGTTCGCCCTCGCCGCCCGCCAGGGTGCTGAGGGCGCTGAGGGCATCAAGGGCGACCAGGCAGCCCTGGCCGACCTCGTCGACCAAGGCGACCGGGCCCCAACCAAGGCGACCAGGCCAACCGGGCGCCCAGGGTGACCGGGCCGGCTAGGGAGTGTCTTCACAGTGGCGTCGTCCGCCCGGAGGGCGGGCCCGGCGGCGTCTGGTGCGGGCGATCGCAAGGCGGAGGAGGGGGAGTCCATGCGGTGGGGGCACCTCCTGTGCCCGAAGGGCCACGGGGGACATAGGCGACCGACGACAACGCAGCGAGGGTGCGTGCCAGACGCCGCCGGGCAGACGGGACTTTGAAGACACGACCTAGGTCGACTGGAGCACCGGCAGGGCCGGCGCGCCCGTCGGGAGCATGTGCTTCGCCGCCAGGACCGGCACGTCGCCCGCTCGTACCACCTGCGTGACCAGCACCGCGGGCGTGTCCGCCGCCCGCCCCAGCTGCGCGCCCCGACGCTGCCCGAGCAGCGTCGCTGTCACCCCGGAGCGCGCCGTCAGGGGCAGCCCGCGCGAGGCGCCGGTCAGCACGGCCAGCATCGAGGTGCGGTCGGCGCGCCCCGCGTCCCGCAGGGCCGCCGCGAACTCGGGGTGCGCCTGCTCCAGGACGTCGTCCGGCGCCGCCCACTCCTGGCTGAGCGCCGCCGCGTCGTCGCCGGCGAACAGGGACTCCCAGAACCGCAGCTCCGCCCGCGCGGGCGCCAGCAGATGCTGGGTGGTGAAGTCGGTCGGCTCCTCGACGGCCCGCCGAAGCGCCCGCACCCGCAGCGGGGCACCGGCGGAGAGCTGCTCCTCCAGTGGTTGGAGGTGCTCGAACCCCCGTTGCGGCGGAGTGTCGTTGACGGTCCTGCCGACGCCCCGGCGCACCGTGAGCAGCCCGTCCTCCTGGAGCAGCAGCAGCGCCTCGCGCAGCGCGGGCCTGCTCACGCCGAGCTCGGCGGCGAGCCGGGGCTCGGAGGGCAGCGTGGAGCCCGGCGGATAGGTGCCGTCGTGGACGGCGTCGGCGATCCGCTCGTACAGCACGACCACCGGCCTGCGGCGCGCACCGGTCATCGTGTCTCCCCGGGTCACGTGTCCGCCTCGTCTGCTCACTGTCCACCCACCGCCTCGGGTGCGTCGTCCCTCGACCGCCTCGCACTCTACTTGCCCGCCCCTTGCTTGTCTGACAAGGACAAAAAGAAGGTCCTTGTGGACCTCTCGGCGGCGAGGATGTGCCCCATGCGGAACATCGTGATCATCGACGCCCCCTCCAACCTGGGCCTGCGGCCGCCCGCCCCCGGCACCGTCCCCGGCTGCCACAAGCTCGCCGGAGCCCTGCGCGAGCAGCGGATCGTCCAGCGCCTCGGGGCTTTCGAGGGCGGCGTCGTCGTCCCGCCCCGCTATGACCGGGGCGACTGGCAGGAGGGCGACGGGGTGTTCAACGCCGCCGCCATCGCCTCGTACTCCCGGAAGCTCGCCGACCGTATCGAGCACCACGTGCGCGCCGGGGACTTCCCGCTCGTCCTCGGCGGGGACTGCTCGATCCAGCTCGGCGCCTCCCTCGCGCTGCGCCGCACCGGCCGCTACGGACTCGTCGCCGTCGACGCGTCCGCCGACTTCCGCCACCCCGGCAACTCCGACGGCGTCGGCGCGGCCGGCGGCGAGGAGCTGGCCCTCGCCACGGGGCGCGGCCAGGCGGATCTCACGGACATCGAGGGACTGCGCCCGTATCTGCGCGACGAGGACGTACGGCTCTTCGGCATCCGGGACGGCGACCCGGACCGCGAGGAGCTGGCCGCGCTCAAGATCCCCAACGTGACGGTCGGGGAACTGAGGCAGTGGGGCGCCGCCGACCTCGCCGCCGCCGTCGTCCAGACCTTCGAGGTGTCCGCCGTCGACGGCTTCTGGGTGCATCTCGACGCGGACGTACTCGACCCGTCCGTCATGCCCGCCGTCGACAGCCCCGACCCGGACGGGCTGCTGCCGGACGAACTGCTGCCGCTGCTGCGGACCCTGGTGCGCTCCGATCGCTGCGCCGGCCTCAACGTCACGATCTACGACCCCGATCTGGACCCGGACGGCACCGTCGGCGCCCTGCTCACCGACCTGGTCGTGGCGGCCTTTACCGAAGACTGACCTGCACGGCCCCTGGCCTGGGCGGCAGCCGCCGTGTTCCATGGTCATCCGGGTGAGAACGAAGCGAGCGAAGCGAGGTTGCCGTGGCCACGACCGTGCGACGTACCGTACTGACCCTCCCCGCGGCCCCGTTGGGGCCCGGCAACCCGCTGCCCGCGCTCCGCCCCGTCGGCGGGGTCCACGCGCTCGACGAGCGCGCCAAGGACGCACTGCCCCGCGACATGGCCCGGCAGATCGGCTACGAGCCGCTGCGCACCGTGCTCCCCACCCGACTGCGCGACGGCTACGACCGGCGGCGCACGGCCACGGACCTCGACGCGATCGTCATCGAGAACGACCGGCTGCGGGCCACCGTCCTGCCCGGGCTCGGCGGCCGGATCCACTCCCTGCACCACAAGCCCACCGGCCGCGAACTCCTCTACGCCAACCCCGTGCTCCAGCCCGCCAACTTCGCCCTCAACGGCGCCTGGTTCTCCGGCGGGATCGAGTGGAACATCGGCGCCACCGGCCACACCACCCTCGCGTGCGAGCCGCTGCACGCGGCCGTCGTCCCCGGCCCCGACGGCACCGACATGGTCCGGCTGTGGGAGTGGGAGCGGCTGCGCGACCTGCCCTTCCAGGTCGATCTCTGGCTGCCCGACGGCTCCGACTTCCTCCATGTCGGGGTGCGGATCCGCAACCCGCACGAGCGGCCCGCGCCGGTCTACTGGTGGTCCAACATCGCCGTCCCCGAGGACGAACGGAGCCGGGTCATCGCCCCGGCCGATGCGGCCTGGCACTTCGGCTACGAACACGCCCTGCGCAAGGTCGCCGTGCCCGAGCACGAAGGCATCGACCGCACCTACCCGACGCGCGGCGCGTACGCGGCCGACTACTTCTACGACGTACCGCGCGACGCCCGCAAGTGGATCGCCTCGCTCGACGAGCACGGGCACGGACTCGTCCAGACCTCCACCGACCTGCTCGGCGGGCGCAAGCTGTTCCTCTGGGGCACAGGCCGCGGCGGCCGGCGCTGGCAGGAGTGGCTGACCGAGCCCGGCACCCCCGGATACGCCGAGATCCAGGCCGGTCTCGCCCGCACCCAGCTGGAGCACGTACGGCTCGACGCGGGCGAGGAGTTCAGCTGGCTCGAGGTGTACGGGCCGCTGTCCGCCGACCCCGCGGCCGTGCACGGCGAGGACTGGGCCGCGGCCCGCGCCGAGACGTCCGGGCGGCTGGAAGCGGTCCTTCCGCGCGCGGACGTCGACGCGGCGTACGAGGCATGGCGGCGGTGCGCCGACATCGAGCCGGCCGAGGTCCTGGCGGGCGGTTCCGGCTGGGGCGCGCTCGAAGTGCTCCGCACCGGAGCCAAGTTGCCCGGCACACCCTTCGACGAGACGACGCTCGGCGACGAGCAGGCGCCGTGGCTGGAGCTGCTGCGCACCGGGGTGCTGCCGACGCCGCGCCGCGTCGTCCCGCCGGGGCCCACCCTGGTCGCCCCGCACTGGCGCGACATGCTGGAGACGGCCCCGGCCGAACCGCTCACCGAGTACCACCTCGGCGTCGCCCAGTGGCACGCGGGCGACCACGCCCAGGCTGTACGGAGCTGGGAGCGCGGGCTGCACCTCGCCCCCTCGCGCTGGCCGTTGCTGCGCTGCCTCGCCGTGGCCGAACTCGCCGCCGCCGGCCACTCGGGCGGCCACCCCGCGCCGCAGGCCGCCGCCCGCGCCGCCGAGCTGTACCTGGAGGCGTTCGACGACCTGTGCGCCGAGCGCCGCGACGACGGCGAGTCCTGGACCGCGGCGACGGCCGCCCTGGCCCGGGAGACCGTCGAGGCCCTGCTCGCGGCCGGCCGCGCCGGGGCCGCCCGCGGGGTCCTCGACCGGCTGTGGCCGGCCGTGCGCGGCCGCGGCCGCTTCCGGCTCCTGGAAGCCCGGCTCCTCGTCGCCGAGGGCGACTGCGCGGCCGCCCGGGCGGTCTTCGACGGGGGATTCGAGGTGGCGGACCTGCGCGAGGGCGACGAGACCCTGGGCGAGGTGTGGGCGGCGCTCACCGACGGCGAACCGCTTCCGGACCGCTACGACTTCCGGATGCGTCCGCCGCGCGCCTAGGGGGTGTCCGGCGGATCATGCTGGGCTCGCGACGCCCTGCGACTCCGTCTCCCGCGTTGTCGTCGGTCGCCAACGCTCCGCGTTGTCTCCCTCCTCCGCCTTGGATCCGAAGCCGCTGGACGCCGCTCGCTGATCCAGCCTGATCCACCGGACACCCCCTAGTCGTCACTGACACGTCCCGCCTGGCGTGCGGCGCCCGGCACGTCCTCCCAAGTAGCCCTTCGGGCAGGGGAGGTGCCTCCCACGCCGTGTTGCGCAGGCGGACGGCGCCATGTGGCCATGTGTCGGACACGGCCCAGGGGGTGTCCGGCGGGATCGGGCCGGGCTCAGGCCGGGCTCACACCACGGCCCTGCGGTCGACGTACTCGAAGACCGACCCGTCCGGGTGCACGGCGATGAGGTTGCGGCCCACCGGGGTCGGCACGGGTCCCGCGAGGACCTTCGCGCCGCCCTCGGTCAGGGCGGCGTGCGCCGCGTCCACGTCCTCCACCGCGATGGTCGCCGCGACCTTGCGCAGCACTTCGAGTTCCGACTCGGGGCCGCTCATCAGCAGGAAGCAGCTCACCGCCGCGACGGACACGCCCCCGCGCTCGAAGCGCAGCGCCGGGGCGCCGGTGAGGCGTTCGTAGAAGGCCGTCGCGGTCTCCAGGTCGTCGACGCAGATGCGCAGCGTGGTTCCGAGGATCTCCATACCCGCGAGGGTAGTTGGAGCGCCCGGCGCGGGGGAGCGGAGCGCCGGGAGCGGAGTGCGCCCGGGAGCGCCGGGGGTACCTGGAGCGCCGGGCGCGCCGGGAGCGTGAAGCCGCTATCGCCGGCAGAGCAGTTCGCCGTGCGGGACCATGAACCAGGCGTCGTGCCTGCTGCCCCACTCCCGCCAGGCATCCGCGATCGCGGTCAGCTCCCCGGTGGTCGCATGGCCGCCGTCGACGGCCAGCCGCGCGTACGCCGACGCCGTCGTACGGTCCGCCCACAGCCCGCTCCACCAGGCGCGCTCGTCGGGCGTGGCGAAACACCAGCTGGTGGCGGTCGCCGTGATGTCGGAGAAGCCCGCGCGGCGCGCCCAGGAGTACAGCCTGCGGCCGGCGTCGGGCTCACCGCCGTTCGCCCGGGCCACACGGCGGTACAGCTCCAGCCAGGCGTCGAGCCCCGGGACCTGCGGATACCAGGCGAAGGCCGCGTAGTCGCTGTCGCGGACGGCTACGGTCCCGCCGGGGCGGCAGACGCGCCGCATCTCGCCGAGCGCCCGCACCGGATCCCCGACGTGCTGGAGCACCTGGTGGGCGTGGACGACGTCGAAGGAGGCGTCGGGGAAGTCCAGTCGGTGGACGTCGGCGATCGCGAAGCGGATGGTGTCCGCACCGCGCCGGGCCGCCACCTCACGGGCCTCGTCGAGGATCCCGGCCGAGGCGTCGACCGCCGTCACCGTCCCCGGCGCGACCAGCGCGGCCAGATCGGCCGTGATGGTGCCGGGGCCGCAGCCGACGTCCAGGAGGTCCGTGCCGCGGCGCAGTTCGGGCAGGAGGTACGCCGCGGAGTTGGCGGCCGACCGCCAGCGGTGCGAGCGCAGGACCGACTCGTGGTGACCGTGGGTGTAGACGGCGGTCTCCCTGGGCATGGCGGTGCTCCCTCCCGGTCGCGTGCGGCGGCCAGGTCCACGGTACGCCGAACGCCGGATGGTGAGACCAGCGTCTCGTGATGCGGACACGCACGGGTCACGGTGATGATGCCGAGGTCCGCAGGCCCACCACCACCGGGGGAAGGGCCGCGGCAGAGGCTTCGGGCGTCGGCGGACGGTAGACGACGAGCGCCTCCGGAACCTTGTCCAGGACCAACTCCTCCGCGGCTTCGCTCACTTCGCCGTCGTACGCGAGCGGCGTGCCCGGAGCCAGCCCGGAGATCCGCAGCTTCCGGAGGCGCACCGCCGCGTGGAAGGGGGAGCGGCTCAGCGGGCCGGAGAGCGCGGCGGCGAGGAGCCGCAGCCCCGGGCCTCGGCCGCCGTGCACGACGCGCACGTCGAGGAGCCCGTCCGCGAGATCGTTCCGGCGGCCGGGCACCGGGCCGACGTGCTGGTAGACGCCGTTGCCCGCGAACAGCAGCCACAGCGGGCGCCGGCTGCCGCCGACCTCCGCCTCCATCGTGTGGCCCCCGCGCAGCGTCCGCAGCGCCGCGAGTACCCCCGCGGGCCAGTCGCCGATGCGCGGAGCCCAGCGTTCGCGCACCTGCACGAGCTCCGGATAGACGCCGAGGCTGAAGGTGTTGAGGAAGTACCCCGCCCGCGCGTCGCCCCCGGGGCCGGGGCGGAACCGGCCCAGGTCGACCCGTACGGCGTCGCCCGACGCCAGCGCCAGGCAGGTGTCGTGCACGGTCTCCACACCGACGTCGCGGGCGAAGTGGTTCAGGGTGCCGCCGGGGAACACGGCGAGCGGCAGGCCGCGGCGGGCGGCGACGGCCGCGGCCCGGTTGACCGTTCCGTCGCCGCCCAGCACGCCGAGGGCGCGGCAGCCGTCGGCCGCCTCCTCCAGGGCGCCGTCCAGCTCGTCCGGCGCGCACTCCACGATCCGGGCGAGCGGCAGCGCCTCCGCGACGAGACGGGTGAGCGTGCCGCCCGGTCCCCCCGCCGAGCGGTTGACGACGACGGACAGGCCCCGGCCGCCCGGCAGCACCGGCGCATCGGCGTGCGGCCGGCCCGGCGGGGGCAACTGGTCGCGCGTCGGGACGAGCCCGCGCACCGCGAGCGCCGCGCCCACGCCCAGCGCCGCGCCCGCCAGTACGTCGCCCGGATAGTGCACGCCCGTGTAGACCCTGGAGAGCGCCACCGCCGCCGCGAGGGGCGCGACGGCCGCGCCCCAGCCGCGGGACTCCATCGCCACTCCGGCCGCGAAGGCCGCGGCCGATGCGGAGTGCCCGGAGGGGAAGGAGGTCGTGAACGGCTGGTGCCTCAGCTGCCGCATGAGCGGTACGGCGTCGAGCAGCGGCCGGGCCCGGCGCACCGACCGCTTGCCCACCGTGTTGATCGTCGCGGAGGCGAGGGCCAGCGACGCCACACCGCGTACGGCCGCGCGCCGCGCCCGAGCGCCGCGCCCGAGCATGGCGATGCCGGCCGCCGTGCCGAACCAGAGCAGGCCGTGGTCGGCGCAGCGGCTCAGCCGGGGCAGCAGTGGGTCGGCGCCGGGCCAGTGGCGGGTCGCGATCGCCCGAAAGGCACGGAGATCCCAGTCGGACACCAGCGCCGCCAGTGAATGCGGGCCGGTTTTCCGGGCGTGGTGCGAGGCCGAGTGGGACATGGAACGCGGGTACCCATCAGGCCCGATGCCCAAGCGGACGGGCGGCGAAGTGCCCCAAAGAGCCGACGCGGCACCGGCGGCACCGGCGGCACCCGGGGCTGCAGGGTCACCGGCAG from Streptomyces sp. FIT100 includes these protein-coding regions:
- a CDS encoding GntR family transcriptional regulator — protein: MTGARRRPVVVLYERIADAVHDGTYPPGSTLPSEPRLAAELGVSRPALREALLLLQEDGLLTVRRGVGRTVNDTPPQRGFEHLQPLEEQLSAGAPLRVRALRRAVEEPTDFTTQHLLAPARAELRFWESLFAGDDAAALSQEWAAPDDVLEQAHPEFAAALRDAGRADRTSMLAVLTGASRGLPLTARSGVTATLLGQRRGAQLGRAADTPAVLVTQVVRAGDVPVLAAKHMLPTGAPALPVLQST
- a CDS encoding arginase family protein, producing the protein MRNIVIIDAPSNLGLRPPAPGTVPGCHKLAGALREQRIVQRLGAFEGGVVVPPRYDRGDWQEGDGVFNAAAIASYSRKLADRIEHHVRAGDFPLVLGGDCSIQLGASLALRRTGRYGLVAVDASADFRHPGNSDGVGAAGGEELALATGRGQADLTDIEGLRPYLRDEDVRLFGIRDGDPDREELAALKIPNVTVGELRQWGAADLAAAVVQTFEVSAVDGFWVHLDADVLDPSVMPAVDSPDPDGLLPDELLPLLRTLVRSDRCAGLNVTIYDPDLDPDGTVGALLTDLVVAAFTED
- a CDS encoding DUF5107 domain-containing protein — protein: MATTVRRTVLTLPAAPLGPGNPLPALRPVGGVHALDERAKDALPRDMARQIGYEPLRTVLPTRLRDGYDRRRTATDLDAIVIENDRLRATVLPGLGGRIHSLHHKPTGRELLYANPVLQPANFALNGAWFSGGIEWNIGATGHTTLACEPLHAAVVPGPDGTDMVRLWEWERLRDLPFQVDLWLPDGSDFLHVGVRIRNPHERPAPVYWWSNIAVPEDERSRVIAPADAAWHFGYEHALRKVAVPEHEGIDRTYPTRGAYAADYFYDVPRDARKWIASLDEHGHGLVQTSTDLLGGRKLFLWGTGRGGRRWQEWLTEPGTPGYAEIQAGLARTQLEHVRLDAGEEFSWLEVYGPLSADPAAVHGEDWAAARAETSGRLEAVLPRADVDAAYEAWRRCADIEPAEVLAGGSGWGALEVLRTGAKLPGTPFDETTLGDEQAPWLELLRTGVLPTPRRVVPPGPTLVAPHWRDMLETAPAEPLTEYHLGVAQWHAGDHAQAVRSWERGLHLAPSRWPLLRCLAVAELAAAGHSGGHPAPQAAARAAELYLEAFDDLCAERRDDGESWTAATAALARETVEALLAAGRAGAARGVLDRLWPAVRGRGRFRLLEARLLVAEGDCAAARAVFDGGFEVADLREGDETLGEVWAALTDGEPLPDRYDFRMRPPRA
- a CDS encoding VOC family protein, which translates into the protein MEILGTTLRICVDDLETATAFYERLTGAPALRFERGGVSVAAVSCFLLMSGPESELEVLRKVAATIAVEDVDAAHAALTEGGAKVLAGPVPTPVGRNLIAVHPDGSVFEYVDRRAVV
- a CDS encoding class I SAM-dependent methyltransferase, coding for MPRETAVYTHGHHESVLRSHRWRSAANSAAYLLPELRRGTDLLDVGCGPGTITADLAALVAPGTVTAVDASAGILDEAREVAARRGADTIRFAIADVHRLDFPDASFDVVHAHQVLQHVGDPVRALGEMRRVCRPGGTVAVRDSDYAAFAWYPQVPGLDAWLELYRRVARANGGEPDAGRRLYSWARRAGFSDITATATSWCFATPDERAWWSGLWADRTTASAYARLAVDGGHATTGELTAIADAWREWGSRHDAWFMVPHGELLCRR
- a CDS encoding bifunctional phosphatase PAP2/diacylglycerol kinase family protein; translated protein: MSHSASHHARKTGPHSLAALVSDWDLRAFRAIATRHWPGADPLLPRLSRCADHGLLWFGTAAGIAMLGRGARARRAAVRGVASLALASATINTVGKRSVRRARPLLDAVPLMRQLRHQPFTTSFPSGHSASAAAFAAGVAMESRGWGAAVAPLAAAVALSRVYTGVHYPGDVLAGAALGVGAALAVRGLVPTRDQLPPPGRPHADAPVLPGGRGLSVVVNRSAGGPGGTLTRLVAEALPLARIVECAPDELDGALEEAADGCRALGVLGGDGTVNRAAAVAARRGLPLAVFPGGTLNHFARDVGVETVHDTCLALASGDAVRVDLGRFRPGPGGDARAGYFLNTFSLGVYPELVQVRERWAPRIGDWPAGVLAALRTLRGGHTMEAEVGGSRRPLWLLFAGNGVYQHVGPVPGRRNDLADGLLDVRVVHGGRGPGLRLLAAALSGPLSRSPFHAAVRLRKLRISGLAPGTPLAYDGEVSEAAEELVLDKVPEALVVYRPPTPEASAAALPPVVVGLRTSASSP